One window of Populus nigra chromosome 5, ddPopNigr1.1, whole genome shotgun sequence genomic DNA carries:
- the LOC133693920 gene encoding histone H3.2: MARTKQTARKSTGGKAPRKQLATKAARKSAPATGGVKKPHRFRPGTVALREIRKYQKSTELLIRKLPFQRLVREIAQDFKTDLRFQSSAVSALQEAAEAYLVGLFEDTNLCAIHAKRVTIMPKDIQLARRIRGERA, translated from the coding sequence ATGGCCCGTACCAAGCAGACTGCAAGAAAATCCACTGGAGGCAAAGCCCCTCGCAAGCAGCTGGCAACTAAGGCTGCCCGGAAGTCTGCCCCAGCCACCGGAGGCGTGAAGAAACCCCACCGTTTCAGGCCAGGAACTGTGGCTTTGAGAGAAATCAGGAAGTACCAGAAGAGCACTGAGCTTTTGATCCGCAAGCTTCCATTCCAAAGGCTTGTGAGAGAAATTGCTCAGGATTTTAAGACTGATCTCAGGTTCCAGAGCAGTGCTGTTTCTGCTCTTCAAGAAGCAGCTGAGGCTTATCTTGTGGGTCTCTTTGAGGACACAAATCTGTGTGCTATTCATGCTAAAAGGGTTACAATCATGCCTAAGGATATTCAGCTGGCTAGAAGGATCAGGGGTGAAAGGGCTTAA
- the LOC133693300 gene encoding transcription initiation factor IIF subunit beta-like — protein MEEDNSSSSANLETSKADKSVWLMKCPVVVAKSWKTHTSPSSSDSAPLAKVVLSLDPLQSDDPSALQFTMEMARTESGNVPKSYSLNMFKDFVPMCVFSETPQGKVAMEGKVEHKFDMKPHEQNIEEYHKLCRERTKKSMVKIRQIQVINNDRGVHMRPMPGMVGLISSSSKDKKRPQPVKQSDVKRTRRDRGELEDIMFKLFERQPNWALKQLVQETDQPAQFLKEILNELCVYNKRGTNQGTYELKPEYKKTVEDTGAD, from the exons ATGGAGGAAGATAACAGCAGTAGCAGCGCTAATTTAGAAACATCAAAGGCAGATAAATCTGTTTGGTTGATGAAGTGTCCAGTAGTCGTTGCGAAGTCATGGAAAACTCATACCTCCCCTTCTTCTTCAGATTCTGCCCCTCTCGCTAAAGTCGTTCTCTCCCTCGATCCTCTCCAATCTGACGATCCCTCTGCTCTTCAG TTCACTATGGAGATGGCTCGCACCGAGTCTGGGAATGTACCGAAGAGTTATTCTTTGAATATGTTTAAAGACTTTGTTCCTATGTGCGTCTTTTCCGAGACACCTCAAG GGAAGGTCGCCATGGAAGGGAAAGTGGAACATAAATTTGATATGAAGCCCCATGAGCAGAACATTGAGGAGTATCATAAATTGTGCCGTGAAAGGACTAAGAAATCTATGGTTAAGATTAGGCAGATACAG GTGATTAATAATGACCGTGGAGTTCACATGAGGCCCATGCCTGGAATGGTTGGCTTGATTTCATCTAGCTCCAAG GATAAGAAGAGACCACAACCAGTTAAACAATCAGACGTTAAGAGAACCAGGAGGGATCGTGGGGAATTGGAAGATATCATGTTCAAGTTATTTGAAAGACAACCAAATTGGGCCTTAAAGCAGCTTGTTCAAGAAACAGATCAACCTGCG CAATTCTTGAAAGAGATACTGAATGAGCTCTGTGTGTACAATAAGCGAGGAACAAACCAAGGAACTTATGAACTTAAGCCAGAATATAAGAAAACTGTTGAGGATACAGGTGCTGATTAA